The genomic window ACGATAAAGTCACAGAAGAACTGACTGATCGTATGAAATATGAGTTGTCTGTTATTGACTCTATGGGCTATAATGATTATTTTCTTATTGTATGGGACTTTATTAAATACGCGAAGGACCATCAGATCATGGTTGGGCCAGGGCGAGGCAGCGCAGCAGGAAGCATAGTTGCTTACTCTTTAGACATTACTGCAATAGACCCTATTAAATACGACTTGCTCTTTGAGCGCTTTTTAAATCCAGACCGAGTGACCATGCCTGATATTGATATCGATTTTTGTTATGAAAGGCGACAAGAGGTCATTGATTATGTGATTGAAAAATATGGACATGACCATGTGGCTCAAATCATTACCTTTGGAACTATGGCTGCAAGGCAATCTATTCGAGATGTAGGAAGGTCTTTAGATATTCCTTATGGGAAGGTCGACAAAGTCGCAAAGGAGATCCCTATGGAGATAGGGATGAATATTCAAAAGGCAGTCAAGAACAATCCTAATCTAGCTAAAATGATGGGGGAAGATGAAGAAGTTGATAATCTAATAGAGATTGCAAAGTCCTTAGAAGGGCTTTCAAGACATGCATCTACCCATGCAGCGGGAGTAGTAATCTCTAACAAACCTTTAGTAGAATACGTGCCTTTATATCGGAATAATGAAGTAATCTCTACTCAGTACACTATGACTTTATTAGAGGAACTAGGATTACTCAAAATGGACTTTTTAGGTTTGAGAACTTTAACGGTTATTCGAGATGCTATAGAGAATATTAGGAAGAATAGAGATATAGAGATTGATATTGATGATTTAGAATATGACGATAAAAACGTATACGAACTTATATCTAGCGGTCACACCCTAGGCATCTTTCAATTAGAAAGTGCAGGAATGCAAAAGTTTATGACGAATCTTAAACCAGACTCCTTCGAGGACATTATTGCAGGAATTTCATTATATAGGCCAGGTCCAATGGATTCCATCCCTACTTACATTAAAAACAAAAAGAATTCTGAAAATATACAGTACATTCATCCTATATTAGAATCTACTTTAAAGGTCACTTATGGGTGCATGGTTTATCAGGAACAGGTTATGAAAATTGTAAGAGATATAGCTGGATATTCTATGGCTCGTAGCGACCTTGTTCGCAGAGCTATGTCTAAGAAAAAGATGGACGTTATGGAAGCAGAAAGACAAGTCTTCATACATGGAGAATTAGATGATTCTGGAAATATTACTGTAGAAGGTGCCTTAAGACGTGGAGTAAGTGAAGAACAGGCCAATAAGATTTACGATCAGATGATTGACTTCGCCAATTATGCTTTTAACAAATCTCATGCAGCAGCTTATGCAGTAATTGCTTATCAAACAGCTTGGCTTAAAAAATATTATCCGATAGAATTTATGGCCGCCCTTTTGACAAGTGTTATGGGCAATGACAAAAAGGTAGCTCAATATATTATGAATTGTAAAAACATGTCCATTAATGTATTGCCTCCTGATGTAAATGAAAGTTATGAGAAATTTACAGTAGTAGGAGACAAGATTCGTTTTGGTTTGGCTGCAGTCAAAAATGTTGGGGAAAATGCAGTACAGTCTATTATTGCAAAGAGAGAAGAGAAAGCATATATTTCCTTTACTGATTTCTACAAGAGAAATGATGGGAAAGTTTTAAATAAACGAGCTGTAGAGAGTTTGATTAAGTGTGGAGCTTTTGATTCATTAAAAGTTTACCGCTCACAACTTATGAATGTATATGAAAAAATTATTGATAATATAAATGAGGATAAAAAACACAAAATAGAAGGTCAGATATCTCTTTTTCAAAATATGCAAGAAAGCAGTATTTTTCGAGAAAATTTACCTGATATCGAAGAGTTCGAAGAAGATATGAAATTAGCACTGGAGAAGGAAATACTAGGTCTATATATAACGGGTCATCCTTTGAAAAAATACGAAAAGCTCCTTGTAAACAAAGTATCTTTAGACAGCAGCATGATTGACAATCAGGAAGAGTTAAAAGAGATTGGAATCAAGGATGGAAGTACGGTTACAGTAGGAGGCATTATTACACAGAAAAAAACATGTTGACGAAAAAGAATGCGATGATGTGCTTCTTGACTTTAGAGGATTTATATGGAAGTATAGATATAGTAGTGTTTCCTAATATTTACGAAAAGTATGGACAACTTGTCAATATAGACAGTACTGTGCTTATAAAGGGAAAAATCAATATTAATGAAGAACAAAGTTCAAGTATTATTTGTGAGACAATAATAGAATTGTCAAAATTTAATGATAATAGGAGTTCTAATGGAAAAAATAGCTTAGAGATTAGAATTCCTGAAATGACAAATCCTATTATAGATAGAGTAAAAAGTATTTTGGCTCAACATCCTGGAGAAACACCTGTTGTTTTATCTATTCAAAATACAAATAAAAAGTTTAAGTCAAATAAAAACTTATGGGTAAATATAAATCAAAAGCTTATACATGAGTTGTCTACTATATTTGGCGATAATAATATAAAAGTCTATGGAGAAAATGAGGAGATGCAAAAATGAAAAGAATTGGAGTATTAACCAGTGGTGGAGATGCACCTGGTATGAATGCCGCTATTCGAGCGATTGTGCGAACAGCCATATATAATAAAGTCGAAGTTTTTGGAATACGAAGAGGGTATCAAGGATTGCTAGAACAGGACATAGAGCCTTTAAACATTTATTCTGTAGCAGACATCATTCAAAAGGGCGGGACAATTTTAAGATCTTCACGATCAGAATACTTTAAAACGGAAGCAGGTCAAAAGAAAGCTGCTAAAGTATTAAAAGATTTTGGCATTGAAGGCCTTATTGTTATAGGAGGAGATGGCTCTTTTAAAGGTGGACAAAAATTAAGCAAGCAAGATGTAAAGACCATTTGTGTTCCCGGCACTATAGATAATGACATTGGATGTACAGATTACGCTATAGGGTTTGATACTGCCTTAAATACAGCTATAGATGCCATAGGCAAGATACGAGATACTACGAGTTCTCACAATAGAGTAAATGTAGTTGAAGTTATGGGCAGAGATTGTGGAGATATTGCATTGTTTTCAGGTTTAGCTGGTGGAGCAGAGTCTATTATTGTTCCTGAGAGAGATTATGATTTAGATGCTATTTGCGACAAGCTTTTAAGAGGGAAAGACCGAGGAAAATTACACAGTATTATCGTTTTAGCAGAGGGTGCTGGAGATTTTAATGAAATGTGCAAGGGAATTGAAGAGCGAACAGGTGTTGTTACGAGAGGAACTACATTAGGCTATATTCAAAGGGGTGGAAGTCCTACCTCTTTCGATCGAATTTTAGCTAGCAGAATGGGAAATAGGGCCGTAAATTTATTGCTACAAGGTGCAGATTCTAGAGTAACCTGTATTCGTGGAAATCAATATCTTGACATGGATATTGATGAAGCTCTTAAAATAAAAAAGGAATTTGATATGGATGCATTTGAAATTGCGGATATTTTATCTATATAGGAGGATAACATGAAAAAGACAAAAATCGTATGTACCATAGGCCCTGCAAGTGAATCGGAAGAAGTATTAACTCAGCTGATTAAAAAGGGTATGAATGTAGCAAGAATAAATTTCTCTCATGGTGTTCATGATGAACACAAGAAAAAATTTAACCTGATTAAAAAGGTTCGTGAAAAATTAAACCTTCCAATTGCTATTATGCTCGATACAAAAGGACCAGAAGTTCGAATTAAGCAATTTGAAAATGGTGGTATCTATCTTGAAAAAGGTGACGAGTTCACTTTGACTACTGAAGATATATTAGGAAATGAAAAGAAAGTAGCTATTACCTACAATAAATTGACAGAAGAATTAAAAATAGGCGATTTTATTTTAGCCGATGACGGACTCATTAAATTCAGTGTAAAAGAAATCAATGGGGCTGATATTTTATGTGATGTACTAAATGGGGGAGAACTAAAAAATAATAAAAGCTTAAACTTCCCAGATACAAAGATTAATTTACCTGCTATTACGGAAAAAGATGTAAAGGACCTTATATTCGGTATTGAAGAAGGTATTGACTATATTGCAGCTTCGTTTATCCGAAAAACAGAAGATGTTTTAGCTATTCGAAAGGTTCTAGAAGAAAATAATGGCGAAAATATAAGAATCATATCTAAAATAGAAAACAGAGAAGGCGTAAACAATATAGACGCTATTCTAGATATGTCTGATGGAATCATGGTGGCTAGAGGAGATTTAGGTGTTGAGATTTCAGCTGAAGAAGTGCCTCTAGTTCAAAAAGAAATTATAAAAAAGTGTAACAGGCTTGGAAAGCCAGTTATTACCGCAACACAGATGCTAGACTCTATGATCCGAAATCCAAGGCCTACTAGAGCAGAAGTAACAGATGTTGCCAATGCAATCTTTGATGGAACAGATGCTATTATGCTTTCTGGAGAGACCGCTGCCGGGAAATACCCTATAGAAGCTGTTGAAACGATGGCTCGA from Alkalibaculum bacchi includes these protein-coding regions:
- the pyk gene encoding pyruvate kinase, translated to MKKTKIVCTIGPASESEEVLTQLIKKGMNVARINFSHGVHDEHKKKFNLIKKVREKLNLPIAIMLDTKGPEVRIKQFENGGIYLEKGDEFTLTTEDILGNEKKVAITYNKLTEELKIGDFILADDGLIKFSVKEINGADILCDVLNGGELKNNKSLNFPDTKINLPAITEKDVKDLIFGIEEGIDYIAASFIRKTEDVLAIRKVLEENNGENIRIISKIENREGVNNIDAILDMSDGIMVARGDLGVEISAEEVPLVQKEIIKKCNRLGKPVITATQMLDSMIRNPRPTRAEVTDVANAIFDGTDAIMLSGETAAGKYPIEAVETMARIAVTTEQSSEYQRLVKHNFSGEISVANVVSHAASSSAEQLNAAAIIAITKSGHTARMISKFRPTAPIVAMADDERVVRTMSLVWGVNCIQGEIRDMDSLFKNSVDTAVEKGILKNGDLVVIIAGVPVGVKGTTNMIKIQTIGEVLIKGMGIGKQPVTGVARLIDRKGNTNFRRGDIAVCYGVDEDNISYIRDAAGVITEEGGLTSQGAIAALQFGIPIIVGVEDAMQNIEEGKTITLDPQRGLIYDGKATVL
- the pfkA gene encoding 6-phosphofructokinase, translating into MKRIGVLTSGGDAPGMNAAIRAIVRTAIYNKVEVFGIRRGYQGLLEQDIEPLNIYSVADIIQKGGTILRSSRSEYFKTEAGQKKAAKVLKDFGIEGLIVIGGDGSFKGGQKLSKQDVKTICVPGTIDNDIGCTDYAIGFDTALNTAIDAIGKIRDTTSSHNRVNVVEVMGRDCGDIALFSGLAGGAESIIVPERDYDLDAICDKLLRGKDRGKLHSIIVLAEGAGDFNEMCKGIEERTGVVTRGTTLGYIQRGGSPTSFDRILASRMGNRAVNLLLQGADSRVTCIRGNQYLDMDIDEALKIKKEFDMDAFEIADILSI